A segment of the Odoribacter splanchnicus DSM 20712 genome:
CTTTTTACTTTTTATCCTATCTTTGCCCCGCCAAAGTAAGGAAAGATGCAGGAGTGGCTGAACTGGCACGCCTGGAAAGCGTGTAATCCTCTAAAGGGATTCCGGGGTTCGAATCCCCGTCTTTCCGCAAAGAATGACATTCTGGGAGGGACCTGGAATGTCATTTTTATTTCCCGTAAGTATACCGGGATAGGAGGTAAAATGCTACCTTTGTAAAATAAAAGAAAGTAGTTTATGGAAGATTTTCAACATGTTGGATATAGCAAAGAAGTCATCGAGTTTGTTGCAGTAGCCAAGGAATTTTGTGATTTTGTGGAGACGGCACCTCAGATGCAGCGCAGGGATTTTATCCAGCGTTTGCAGAAGTTTATTCCTTTGATCTATTTGAAGGGCTCCTTGCTGCCGGAGAGTGATAGCGGAGATAGTGGATTGATCGAAGATATCGTCACCGAAGACGATTATAATTATTTATATGGACAGCTTCATCAACTGTTGGGAGAACACGATGAATACCTGGAAGTTTTCGATGATAATATGCAGTTTAGTGAAGTTCCTGTCGTACATTCGATAGCAGAGAAAACTTGTGATATATACCAGGACCTGAAGAATTTTATTTCTTCTTTCCGCTGTGGGATACCGGAAGTGATCGGAGAGGCTTTATGGCAATTGAATAATAGTTTTGAATTGTATTGGGGAAAAGCTTGTGCCGGAGTGTTGAGGGCGGTACATCATGCTGTCTATCAAATAAAAGATGAGGACGATTAAGTTTGAGAAAATGTTGACTGATTTAAAAAAGACCATAGATCGGAAAGAAATAGATCTGTTACCTCCTTACGTGTTTACGGGAGAAGTGAAGGTAATAGAAGAGGAAAGGCAGGTCGGGGAGGCGGCTGATTTTTTAAGTAAACATACTTGTCTGGGATTCGATACGGAGACCCGTCCCTCTTTTCGGAAAGGTGAAATTTATAAAGTGAGCTTATTGCAACTGGCTGTCCCGGAACGGGTTTTTCTGTTCCGGTTGAATAAATGCGGTTTCCAGCCGGCTTTGGTTCGGCTTCTGGCTAGTCCCCGGATTATAAAGATCGGTGTCGGTATCCGCGACGATAACCGGAATTTGCGTAAGTTGGCCGATTTTACACCTGCCTCCTTTGTGGATCTGCAGGAATATGCCGGATATTTTGGAATTGAAGATAAATCTTTTTCAAAATTGATGGCTATTATCTTCGGGGTGAAGATTTCTAAACGTCAGCGCACTTCCAACTGGGAAGCTCCGGCATTGACTGAAGCCCAGATTCGCTATGCCGCTACCGATGCATGGGGGGCGTTGAAAATGTATCAACGGCTTGCGGCTTTTGCAGAAGAAGAGGCTTTGGGAATAGTGAAATAGAAAGTGGTTCCTATTCCCTCTTGGGAACAGAAATGGAGTTTCCCCTTGTTCATGCGGATAAAATCACGGCATAAAATCAGGCCTAATCCACTTCCTTTTTCATTGTGAGTACCGTAGGTGGTGATGTATTCATCGGATTTCAATAAATGGGTCTGAAGATCTTTGGGTATGCCTTTCCCGTTGTCTTTGACATATATTGTCCAGTAATCACCCGAGTCTGCAAGAGATAGTTCGACTTGTCCCCCTGTATAGGTAAATTTGATGGCATTGGAAATCAGATTGCGTAATACGGTTTTTATCATGTCTTCGTCGGCGAAAATATCGAACTTCCCTTCAATACGGTTGATCAGCTCGATTTCTTTTGCATTGGCTATTGCACTGA
Coding sequences within it:
- a CDS encoding DUF5063 domain-containing protein: MEDFQHVGYSKEVIEFVAVAKEFCDFVETAPQMQRRDFIQRLQKFIPLIYLKGSLLPESDSGDSGLIEDIVTEDDYNYLYGQLHQLLGEHDEYLEVFDDNMQFSEVPVVHSIAEKTCDIYQDLKNFISSFRCGIPEVIGEALWQLNNSFELYWGKACAGVLRAVHHAVYQIKDEDD
- a CDS encoding 3'-5' exonuclease; translation: MRTIKFEKMLTDLKKTIDRKEIDLLPPYVFTGEVKVIEEERQVGEAADFLSKHTCLGFDTETRPSFRKGEIYKVSLLQLAVPERVFLFRLNKCGFQPALVRLLASPRIIKIGVGIRDDNRNLRKLADFTPASFVDLQEYAGYFGIEDKSFSKLMAIIFGVKISKRQRTSNWEAPALTEAQIRYAATDAWGALKMYQRLAAFAEEEALGIVK